The sequence AATTCATCATGAAGTTCACCATCTTTACCATCGCTCTTGCTGCCACTGGCGGCTTGGCCGCGGTTGCAGCCGTTCCCGGGGTATTACCAGTCCATCTCCAATACAAATACATAGAAACTAACGGAATCATAGGTCGACAGCCTCGAAAAACGAGACGGCCCGGGCATTGTCAATGCCGCAGCCAGCGTCAAAGGCACTCCATATGTTTacggcggcggtggttgCAACGGTCCCAGCAAAGGAGGATTCGACTGTTCTGGTACGAAATGCCAGTCTTTGCCTGACCAAGAGAGCGGCAATGCTGATGCGATGTAACAGGTCTCACCCAGTTTTCCGTGTGCAAAGGACAAGGTGGAAAAACTATTCGTAAGTTTCCATCAACTACCGATCAAGTTATAACAATGAAGTAACAAAGCTTTCACCAGCCCGCACCGCGCAGCAGCAATACCACTCCAACATGGGTCGACGTATTCCTCGAGGCCAAGCTGCGGCTGGAGATATGGTCTTCTGGGGCACCAATGGCGATTGCGCCAACAGAGTTGTTCATGTTGGTATCGTCGTCCGCCCTGGTGTCATGATCAACGCGGCTACTCCTGGAACTGTGGTTCGTGAACAAAACATCTGGACATCTAGTGGTGGTCTTTCGATCTGCCCTGATGCTGTGCGATTCTGGTAACTCGTCAAGCATGTACTTCTACTGCTAAATATACTGTATTTGACATTTGTAATTATAATCATCATTTACTTTGTCGGTGACATTACTGCTGCCGTGCACTTCGACCAGTTCTCTGGATGGCAGAATTGAGGCTTATGTTACCCATACGCAAACCATACACATTCAATTCGTCATTTCTTGTCAGCCGGCCAGAGTACTAATCGCGTTgtatcctcctcctcgctgcaTTCTGTAACCTCGAACCCGAGTTTCTCGTACAAGGCCCTGGCACTGGTGTTATCATTCTTGACTAAAACTGTGATGAGGCACGGTCTCTCCTCCGACGAGGAAATATCGCGTGTTCCCTTGATCGCCGCAGTCATCACCTCGCGTGCAATACCCCGTCTCCGTGCTCTCGGGGCGGTGTAAACGCCATTCACCGCCCAGTGCATCATGTCGCCCTCGTCGTGTGCTGTGCCGTTGGCGAGATGCGTCCTGAGCTCCGGTGGCACAGGTACATCGCGTACCATTGTTACAGAAGACAGAATGCCTCTATCTGCCAAATCCACCGCTACATAGGTCTTTGCGCTCGGGTTGAGCACACGATTGCGCCAGAATTCATCTGGCATAGGGGCTTCTCGAGCATAGGTTGACCCAAAGACTGTTGCGAAAATATGAGTACCTGGACGAAATATGATTGGGCACTTGCATTCGCAAAGTTCTTGTTGATTGAGTTTTGGAGCAATTGTCACTTACAAGATGGATCATTCTGCAATGCCTCTAGACGAAATGCTTTGTAATATGTCAGGAAGAATGCGACACCTGCCTCGTCAGGCTGGATTAGCTCAATCGTGTACTCCGTCGTCATTTTACTTGTCGCTCTTAAAAAGTGGCAGTTCAAATATGATGAATCTCAAAACGCTATGTCTTTCAGGATCATTTCGTAACCATGTGAGTAGTCGCCACCTTCGCGACTTTTTatgagaagaggaggataCCGTCGGGTGTTGTTTGTGACTCAGAGCTGAGGACGTGGACGAGGTTTCTGTCAGCCTAGTTCAGTCACAACAGCTCCTAGCTCACACTAGAGAACTACCTCGCTTGTCGCACAGATCGGTAGCATAGTGCCTGGCATGCCAGTCCATGGAACCTCGTGTACTCTGGGCTACACTGTCTCTGTTGTGTCATGAGAACTGATCAACCCGGAAGCACGCGACTTAAATAAGTTGCCAACTAGCTATGCATAGGCGGGACGTGAATACTCAAGCTCTAGCCCAACTCATTTCTCGAGAACCCTAGCTGCCACTAGTGTGGTTCAGGCGCAATTTCGGCAGAATGGCCAGTGCCAATATTTTGGGACGGATTGCAACTAGTGCTGAGATTTGACAATTGCTTCATCGTATGCGATTGTTTCAACTTTGTGAAAAGTGATGTCGCCGAAAAGACATGACTACTTCTCGATGAACCAGCGGATAAAAACTGAGCAGTGGGACTATCAGAGCATTTATGTCTCGGTTGACCAACAGTCTGTCAATGGTGGATGAATCTACCAAGAGCAGTCAACTCTGCAGGGTAACAACTAGGTTGACAAGACGGCGCCCCAAGAACAGCCTTGGGAGCCGAAAAATGGAGTTCAAGCTGTTTGCAGACTTGAGCACCTGTTTGGAATACGGAaaatcaacattgaatggtgGAGTTCTCACAAACGGCTTAGAAGGGAAAACTCTGACCAAGCCTGCCAGGTGCTCAATACTGAGCTGTCTGAGCTACAATAGATCTTCGCACGGATGCCAACTATGTTTTGGATTGATTGCTCATATTTAGTCAAGTTGCAGTCTTGTCAAGGCAATGCACtagtttggtgatggcaGAATTGACCAAAGtgtcttggccatctcgcAAATGCTATACTACCGTTGCTACGGAACATAATTTAGTGTAACATGAGAAAATCTGATAATATAGCATTCACTGCTAGTTAAGTTGCCACATTGAACTTAGAACCGGAGTAGGCGTATTAGCAAGTCGAGCATCTTTGTGAGTCTTGGTGCTGTCATTCATCGCCGGGGCCACAAGAAGACCACATCACTGAAATAGCTTCGCGAATCAAGCAGAACATGCCCTCATGAGGCACGGTGCCATCATTCCCGGTGGTAGCTCTTGGTTTCGCTAATTTAACAAAAGGCTCAAAGAAACAAAATCCAGTTCAAGTCCATACACCGCAAgttgtcaactttgacatcCATCGACACTTTTCCATCTGTGACTCGCTTCCAACGTTAGCATTGCCAGTATGGTAGTCATCAAGAAGCCTCAAGCTCGCCCTTTCGACATTGGAAAGTGCGCGCGACCCAATATCTTGGCACTTAAACCCTATATTAGCGACAGGTGGTTCGTTTACCCGCCGTGTTCAGCGATGTTCCTGGTG is a genomic window of Pochonia chlamydosporia 170 chromosome Unknown PCv3seq00010, whole genome shotgun sequence containing:
- a CDS encoding NlpC/P60-like cell-wall peptidase (similar to Cordyceps militaris CM01 XP_006671689.1); translated protein: MKFTIFTIALAATGGLAAVAAVPGVDSLEKRDGPGIVNAAASVKGTPYVYGGGGCNGPSKGGFDCSGLTQFSVCKGQGGKTIPRTAQQQYHSNMGRRIPRGQAAAGDMVFWGTNGDCANRVVHVGIVVRPGVMINAATPGTVVREQNIWTSSGGLSICPDAVRFW
- a CDS encoding Acyl-CoA N-acyltransferase (similar to Metarhizium robertsii ARSEF 23 XP_007826084.2) — translated: MTTEYTIELIQPDEAGVAFFLTYYKAFRLEALQNDPSFFGSTYAREAPMPDEFWRNRVLNPSAKTYVAVDLADRGILSSVTMVRDVPVPPELRTHLANGTAHDEGDMMHWAVNGVYTAPRARRRGIAREVMTAAIKGTRDISSSEERPCLITVLVKNDNTSARALYEKLGFEVTECSEEEDTTRLVLWPADKK